A part of Pirellulales bacterium genomic DNA contains:
- a CDS encoding BlaI/MecI/CopY family transcriptional regulator, producing the protein MSRMPGKLGQAELEILQIVQEHQPVTVGDVARQVAADTGKARTTVATMVGRLLRKGFLTRKKVEGKFHYSARLSKPELDRGLVQRFVERTLGGSLSPFVAYLVEKPDELTPSEVQRLKQLLREVQWTATNGNQEKST; encoded by the coding sequence ATGTCACGGATGCCGGGCAAGTTGGGTCAGGCGGAATTGGAAATTCTGCAAATCGTGCAAGAGCATCAGCCGGTTACGGTGGGCGATGTCGCCCGCCAAGTCGCCGCCGATACGGGCAAAGCCCGCACCACCGTGGCCACGATGGTCGGCCGGCTCTTGCGCAAAGGCTTTCTCACGCGAAAAAAGGTGGAGGGAAAATTTCATTACTCGGCCCGCTTGAGCAAGCCCGAGCTCGATCGCGGCCTGGTGCAGCGGTTCGTGGAGCGGACGCTGGGGGGCTCGCTGTCGCCGTTTGTGGCGTACTTGGTGGAAAAGCCCGACGAGCTTACGCCGAGCGAAGTTCAACGCCTGAAGCAATTGCTGCGCGAAGTGCAGTGGACCGCAACCAACGGCAATCAGGAGAAATCGACATGA